One Tachysurus vachellii isolate PV-2020 chromosome 8, HZAU_Pvac_v1, whole genome shotgun sequence genomic window carries:
- the cnga4 gene encoding cyclic nucleotide-gated cation channel alpha-4: MNRWAKLLSLHHTQNGEAQAAKEEGLKEEKKEQKTKVNWKEWVIDPSEEFYYGWLQVMIFPIIYNWVVIILRVCFSEVDQTFQAIWYTLDYISDLVYVADIFVKFRTGFLEQGILVRDMSRLKKRYLHSSQFFLDVLSQLPTDLLYLNNFFKTPLVRINRFLRSPRLSETLDRMETRTAYPNVFRISKLMILIFILIHWNACLYFALSQNIGFGSDNWVYPGLRDSPGLNSTRHQYFYSFWFSTLILTMVGDTPNPVCEEEFLFMIADLLIAVLVFASVMGSVGNVIMNLRDRDNVFFPNHELVKSYLRSRRINKMLHNRVNAWYQHLHINKKITRENEILQQLPVTLQTAIAVSVHLPTLSKVTIFQNCESSLLEQLVLKLMPQVYNPGEYVCRKGDVGHEMYIIKEGKLAVVADDGVTQFAVLGDGNFFGEISILNIKGNKSGNRRTANIRSIGYSDLFSLSKEDLTNTLSEFPAAKRLLEEKGRQILTKMGMLEVSDEVEEEKEKMEDKVVRIGSSLETLQTKLARLMVELESSVRKMMNRVAQLELQTEGWEGIVAEGAGSETEDETDRKREVGDGKGEGDQEKEPQGERGEGDGGEEDKDVGKEAKKK, translated from the exons ATGAATCGCTGGGCTAAACTTCTTAGTTTGCATCACACACAAAATGGTGAAGCACAAGCAGCGAAAGAAGAAGGGctaaaagaagagaagaaggagcagaaaacaaaagtgaa CTGGAAGGAGTGGGTGATTGATCCCTCTGAAGAGTTTTATTATGGCTGGTTGCAGGTCATGATCTTTCCCATTATCTACAACTGGGTTGTTATTATCCTCAG ggTCTGTTTTTCTGAAGTTGATCAGACATTTCAGGCCATTTGGTACACCTTAGACTACATCTCAGATCTGGTCTATGTGGCTGACATATTTGTCAAGTTCCGCACTG GATTTTTGGAGCAAGGCATCCTAGTACGAGATATGTCCCGGCTAAAAAAACGCTACCTGCACTCCTCTCAGTTCTTTTTAGATGTGCTGTCCCAGCTGCCCACTGATCTACTCTAcctgaataatttttttaaaactccttTAGTGCGGATCAACCGGTTCCTTCGCTCACCTCGTCTCTCAGAGACCTTGGACCGCATGGAGACACGCACTGCCTACCCCAATGTATTCCGAATATCCAAACTAATGATCCTCATCTTTATCCTCATCCACTGGAATGCATGCCTTTATTTTGCCCTGTCACAAAATATTGGGTTTGGAAGTGATAATTGGGTCTACCCCGGCCTCAGGGATAGTCCGGGTCTTAATTCCACACGCCATCAGTACTTCTACTCCTTCTGGTTTTCTACTCTGATCCTCACTATGGTGGGAGACACCCCTAATCCAGTTTGTGAGGAGGAGTTTCTCTTCATGATCGCTGACCTTTTGATTGCCGTGCTGGTTTTTGCCTCTGTGATGGGAAGTGTAGGGAACGTGATAATGAACCTGCGTGACCGGGACAACGTCTTCTTCCCTAATCATGAGCTGGTAAAGAGCTACTTGCGCAGCCGGCGAATCAACAAAATGCTACACAACCGTGTCAATGCCTGGTACCAACATCTACATATCAACAA AAAGATCACCCGGGAGAATGAAATCCTCCAGCAGCTCCCAGTCACACTGCAGACGGCCATTGCTGTGAGCGTGCACCTACCCACTTTATCCAAGGTTACCATCTTCCAAAACTGTGAGAGCAGCCTGCTGGAACAACTGGTGCTCAAGCTCATGCCACAG GTCTACAACCCTGGGGAGTATGTGTGTAGGAAAGGTGATGTAGGGCATGAGATGTATATCATTAAAGAGGGGAAGCTGGCTGTGGTGGCAGATGATGGGGTCACTCAGTTTGCTGTACTTGGTGATGGCAACTTCTTTGGAGAAATCAGCATTCTCAACATAAAAG GTAACAAATCAGGTAATCGACGCACAGCCAACATCCGCAGCATTGGTTACTCAGACCTTTTCAGCCTGTCCAAGGAGGACCTGACAAACACACTGTCTGAGTTTCCAGCTGCTAAGCGCCTTTTGGAGGAAAAGGGGCGCCAGATCCTCACCAAGATGGGAATGCTAGAGGTTTCAGATGAGGTagaagaggaaaaggagaagatGGAGGACAAAGTGGTGCGCATTGGGTCTAGCCTGGAGACATTACAGACCAAGTTAGCACGATTGATGGTCGAACTGGAGTCTAGTGTCCGCAAAATGATGAATCGTGTGGCGCAGCTAGAACTGCAGACTGAGGGCTGGGAGGGCATTGTGGCCGAGGGGGCTGGGAGCGAAACTGAGGATGAGACTGATAGAAAGAGGGAGGTTGGAGATGGTAAGGGAGAGGGGGACCAAGAAAAGGAACCACAAGGAGAGAGGGGTGAGGGGGATGGAGGGGAGGAAGATAAGGATGTGGGGAAAGAGGCAAAAAAGAAGTGA
- the nhlh2 gene encoding helix-loop-helix protein 2, which produces MKMMLSPDQSDSDLMWTQSDSETVLDVIKVECKPGESPLADGKQRAVAPPALTREEKRRRRRATAKYRLAHATRERIRVEAFNVAFAELRKLLPTLPPDKKLSKIEILRLAICYISYLNHVLDV; this is translated from the coding sequence ATGAAGATGATGCTGAGTCCAGATCAGAGCGATTCTGACCTTATGTGGACTCAGTCAGACTCGGAAACGGTCCTGGACGTCATTAAAGTGGAGTGTAAGCCTGGAGAGTCTCCGCTAGCAGACGGGAAGCAGCGCGCGGTCGCGCCTCCCGCACTGACCCGTGAGGAAAAGCGGCGGAGGAGGCGCGCGACTGCCAAATACCGACTTGCCCATGCAACGCGCGAGCGCATCCGTGTCGAGGCTTTCAACGTGGCTTTTGCCGAACTGCGAAAGTTACTCCCTACACTTCCGCCGGACAAAAAGCTCTCAAAGATAGAGATCCTTCGTCTTGCTATATGTTACATATCTTACCTGAATCACGTCCTGGACGTGTAA